The following are from one region of the Corylus avellana chromosome ca1, CavTom2PMs-1.0 genome:
- the LOC132183320 gene encoding E3 ubiquitin-protein ligase RHF1A-like — protein MANITFPSSSSLYNPVVSAASSSSGAPEDAFEDGCSICLEPFTTADPATITSCKHEYHLHCILEWSQRSEECPICCQFVILKDPASQGLLAAVQIERRSRSRSRNISSAAPTSLRHFCEDFSVEHDASYSDDDSDFDERIMQHMAAAASRARYVSRRERQRSSGIVPSQFLVFTSPENTSQKTNATSAENFQNLSYVSPEGDSLSGIPSAINIQPQSSVDVNLVSSAAVNRDIPFKPRLLHSQPPPDTPRRPSTSEIFSFPETLKSKMSAASARYKESISKGTRGFKEKLLAHNNSVKELSKGVQREMTAGIAGVARMIERLDLSSKRTGSSVPVSRCTVGPSNLSFKGKGVEDKVDAQSLDKNSGLIGDDLSPDATYISGAIPGQPEIPHAQCG, from the exons ATGGCAAACATCactttcccttcttcttcttctctgtatAACCCAGTGGTGTCAGCcgcatcttcttcttctggaGCTCCTGAGGACGCCTTTGAAGACGGCTGCAGTATATGCCTGGAGCCTTTCACCACCGCCGACCCTGCCACT ATTACCAGTTGCAAACATGAATATCATCTTCATTGTATTCTTGAATG GTCTCAAAGAAGTGAAGAGTGTCCTATATGTTGCCAGTTTGTTATCTTAAAAGATCCTGCCAG CCAAGGGCTTCTAGCTGCAGTGCAGATTGAAAGGCGCTCAAGGTCAAGGTCAAGGAACATTTCTTCTGCGGCTCCCACATCACTTCGTCATTTCTGTGAAGACTTCAGTGTTGAGCAT GATGCTTCTTACTCGGACGATGACTCTGATTTTGATGAGCGTATTATGCAGCATATGGCTGCTGCTGCTAGCAGAGCTCGTTATGTTAGTAGAAGGGAAAGGCAGAGATCTTCTGGGATTGTTCCTTCCCAATTTCTTGTTTTCACATCTCCTGAAAACACGTCACAGAAAACAAATGCAACTTCAgcagaaaattttcaaaatttaagttATGTATCACCCGAGGGTGATTCACTATCTGGCATACCTTCTGCTATTAACATTCAACCTCAGTCATCTGTGGATGTTAATTTAGTCTCCAGTGCTGCTGTTAACAGAGATATCCCTTTTAAACCCAG GCTTCTTCACAGCCAGCCACCGCCTGATACTCCAAGAAGGCCTAGCACATCTGAGATATTCTCCTTTCCAGAGACACTCAAATCTAAAATGTCTGCTGCTTCAGCTAG ATATAAGGAATCAATCTCAAAGGGTACCCGGGGCTTTAAGGAGAAGCTACTTGCTCATAATAACTCGGTAAAAGAGCTAAGCAAAGGAGTTCAGCGCGAGATGACTGCAGGAATTGCTGGTGTTGCACGGATGATTGAACGCCTAGATCTTAGTTCAAAGCGAACTGGATCCTCTGTTCCTGTTTCCAGATGTACGGTGGGCCCTTCAAACTTATCCTTCAAAGGAAAGGGTGTGGAGGATAAGGTTGATGCTCAGTCTCTTGACAAAAATAGTGGGCTAATTGGAGATGATTTAAGCCCAGATGCAACCTATATCTCTGGTGCTATACCTGGACAGCCAGAGATTCCTCATGCACAG TGTGGATAA